One segment of Herbaspirillum hiltneri N3 DNA contains the following:
- a CDS encoding ABC transporter substrate-binding protein — translation MFAKRLLSAALSLGLLSVGLAATAPARAEGQLRIAEQFGVVYLLLNVAQDQKLIEKHGKAQGVDIKVDWVKLSGGSAVNDALLSGAIDIAGAGVGPLLTIWDRTHGRQNVRGVASLGNLPYYLVSNNPNVKTIADFTDKDRIALPAVGVSVQSRVLQLASARQWSDAQYNKLDKISVAVPHPDAAAAIINGGTEISAHFGNPPFQDQELAGNPKAHIVLNSYQVLGGPSSATVLYATEKFRKDNPKTYKAFLGALDEAARFIAANPDKAADTYIRVSNARIDRDLLLKIIKNPEVQFKIAPQNTYPLAEFMYRVGAIKNKPASVKDYFFDDAHVNGGS, via the coding sequence ATGTTTGCCAAACGACTTCTCTCCGCCGCGCTGAGCCTCGGCCTGCTGAGCGTCGGCCTCGCCGCCACCGCACCCGCACGCGCTGAAGGCCAGCTGCGTATCGCCGAACAATTCGGCGTCGTCTATTTGTTGCTGAACGTCGCCCAGGACCAGAAACTGATCGAGAAGCACGGCAAGGCCCAGGGCGTCGACATCAAGGTCGACTGGGTCAAGCTGTCGGGAGGATCGGCCGTCAATGACGCACTGCTGTCGGGCGCAATCGACATCGCCGGCGCCGGCGTCGGCCCGCTGCTGACCATCTGGGACCGCACCCACGGGCGGCAGAACGTGCGCGGCGTGGCATCGCTGGGCAACCTGCCTTACTACCTCGTGAGCAACAATCCCAACGTCAAGACCATCGCCGACTTCACCGACAAGGACCGCATCGCGCTGCCGGCCGTCGGCGTCTCGGTGCAATCGCGCGTACTGCAACTGGCCTCGGCCAGGCAGTGGAGCGACGCCCAATACAACAAGCTCGACAAGATCAGCGTCGCCGTACCGCATCCGGATGCGGCCGCCGCCATCATCAACGGCGGCACCGAGATCAGCGCTCACTTCGGCAATCCGCCGTTCCAGGATCAGGAACTGGCGGGCAATCCCAAGGCGCATATCGTGTTGAACTCCTATCAGGTGCTGGGCGGCCCGTCGTCGGCCACGGTGCTGTACGCCACCGAAAAATTCCGCAAGGACAATCCCAAGACCTACAAGGCCTTCCTCGGCGCGCTCGATGAAGCCGCCAGATTCATCGCCGCCAATCCCGACAAGGCGGCCGACACCTACATCCGCGTCAGCAACGCCAGGATCGACCGCGACCTGCTGCTGAAGATCATCAAGAACCCCGAAGTGCAGTTCAAGATCGCACCGCAGAATACTTATCCGCTGGCCGAATTCATGTATCGCGTCGGCGCCATCAAGAACAAGCCGGCCTCGGTGAAGGATTACTTCTTCGACGACGCTCACGTCAACGGAGGCAGCTGA
- a CDS encoding BTH_I0359 family protein, with translation MNLIYNSEQYSVVEFGADRDHEALRFGGYEIMDKSGQREIYIDGPAAELFRKDVQDLIATEPSMEDIDTFLSKYDLMMRHPMTLH, from the coding sequence ATGAACCTGATCTACAACAGTGAGCAATACAGCGTCGTTGAATTCGGTGCCGACCGCGACCACGAAGCCCTGCGTTTCGGCGGCTATGAAATCATGGACAAATCCGGCCAGCGTGAAATCTACATCGACGGCCCGGCCGCCGAACTGTTCCGCAAGGACGTACAAGACCTGATCGCGACGGAACCGTCGATGGAAGACATCGATACCTTCCTCAGCAAGTACGATCTGATGATGCGTCATCCAATGACGCTGCACTGA
- a CDS encoding response regulator, producing MANILVVDDEMGIRELLSEILGDEGHVVATAENAQQARELRLSSVPDLVLLDIWMPDTDGVTLLKEWQRDGLLTMPVIMMSGHATIDTAVEATRIGALNFLEKPIALQKLLKAVQQGLSHSREPARPVSYIRPTVAASADSVDHHASPLSSYAPPSATDTLHHGLAAAPAYAPIADNASNISFDLPLREARDAFERAYFEYHLVRENGSMTRVAERTGLERTHLYRKLKQLGVEPGKLSKKNL from the coding sequence ATGGCTAACATCCTGGTCGTCGACGACGAAATGGGTATCCGCGAGTTGCTCTCGGAAATTTTGGGCGATGAAGGACATGTCGTAGCAACCGCCGAGAACGCTCAGCAAGCGCGCGAGTTGCGGTTGAGTAGCGTTCCGGATCTGGTGCTGCTGGATATCTGGATGCCGGACACCGACGGCGTCACCCTGCTCAAGGAATGGCAGCGCGATGGCTTGTTGACCATGCCCGTGATCATGATGTCGGGTCATGCCACCATCGACACCGCCGTCGAAGCGACCCGCATCGGCGCACTCAATTTCCTCGAAAAGCCGATCGCCCTGCAAAAACTGCTCAAGGCGGTCCAGCAAGGTTTGTCGCACAGCCGCGAACCGGCGCGTCCGGTGTCGTACATCCGTCCGACCGTCGCCGCCAGCGCCGACAGCGTCGATCACCACGCCAGCCCTCTGTCGTCCTATGCGCCGCCAAGCGCCACCGACACGCTGCATCACGGCCTGGCAGCGGCGCCGGCCTATGCGCCCATCGCCGACAACGCCTCCAACATCTCCTTCGACCTGCCGTTGCGCGAGGCGCGCGACGCCTTCGAACGCGCCTATTTCGAATACCACCTGGTGCGCGAAAACGGCAGCATGACGCGCGTGGCCGAGCGCACCGGCCTGGAGCGCACGCACTTGTACCGCAAACTCAAGCAGCTTGGCGTCGAGCCGGGCAAACTGTCCAAGAAAAACCTTTGA
- the trmB gene encoding tRNA (guanine(46)-N(7))-methyltransferase TrmB: MNSLPITSSQTGVHEHLSALVARHADAGAPFRKPVTDYNRRAFEHSIAAWRAAGAAPLILDTGCGVGLSTLNLATQFPDHFVIGIDQSEDRLGRNTQWDGPPPGNLCFIRADLVDYWRLLLEAKVFPARQYLLYPNPWPKIGHLARRWHGHAVFPSIIALGGVIECRSNWRIYVEEFAAALTQLSGRPTACEAYATDTPITPFERKYLASGHALWRCRSELPPQKNDAG, from the coding sequence ATGAATTCCTTGCCCATCACCAGCAGCCAGACCGGCGTCCACGAACATTTGTCGGCGCTGGTTGCGCGCCATGCGGATGCCGGCGCGCCGTTTCGCAAGCCGGTAACCGACTACAACCGGCGCGCCTTCGAGCACAGCATCGCCGCCTGGAGGGCGGCCGGCGCCGCGCCGCTGATCCTCGACACCGGCTGCGGCGTCGGCCTGTCGACGCTGAACCTGGCGACCCAGTTCCCCGATCATTTCGTCATCGGCATCGACCAGTCGGAAGATCGCCTCGGGCGCAACACACAATGGGACGGGCCGCCGCCGGGTAACCTGTGCTTCATCCGCGCCGACCTGGTCGACTACTGGCGGCTGCTGCTGGAAGCAAAAGTCTTCCCGGCGCGCCAGTACCTGCTGTATCCCAATCCCTGGCCCAAGATCGGCCACCTGGCGCGGCGCTGGCATGGCCATGCGGTGTTCCCGAGCATCATCGCGCTGGGCGGCGTCATCGAATGCCGCAGCAACTGGCGGATTTACGTGGAAGAATTCGCCGCCGCGCTGACGCAACTGAGCGGACGGCCGACGGCCTGCGAAGCCTACGCCACCGACACGCCAATCACGCCGTTCGAGCGCAAATACCTCGCCTCGGGACACGCATTATGGCGCTGCCGCAGCGAGCTGCCGCCGCAGAAAAACGACGCCGGCTGA
- a CDS encoding potassium transporter Kup — protein MSSTQVRPNYSFRSQKLHIITLAALGVVFGDIGTSPLYALKECFSPEHGIAFSPDAVLGIISMLFWSITIVVSLKYVLFVMRADNNGEGGVLALMALSLRTAVSGSPRAKLLMMLGVFGACMFYGDVVITPAISVLSAVEGMDIAAPGTSHYVIPLTLVILIGLFLIQRHGTNLVGKLFGPIMFLWFISLGALGLYHILKAPDILVAINPYYAVHFMIEHSLQAFIVLGSVVLVLTGAEALYADMGHFGIRPIRFAWLYTVMPCLVINYFGQGANLLSNPEAIKNPFYLMVPDMLLVPMVVLATFATVIASQAVISGAFSLTSQAILLGFVPRMRILHTSEDERGQIYIPLINWMLLVLVVAVVLAFKKSDNLAAAYGVAVTTTMVITTMLAAVVMRAEWKWHPVLVTLVIGAFITVDLAFFTANLLKIADGGWFPLLLGGAAFFLLMTWYSGRMLLRTRIKDDGIPLEPFVEGLLAHPPHRVGGTAVFMTGNINTVPVALLHNLKHNRILHERVFFLKISIWDVPFVADEERLTLKDLGGNVYLLRAAFGFKEAPEMHKVLDLTAAQFGMEFDLMDTSFFLARDTVVPSKLLGMSLWREQLFAWMYQNGAKPSDFFHIPANRVVELGTKVEI, from the coding sequence ATGAGTTCAACTCAGGTCAGACCAAATTATTCCTTCCGGTCGCAAAAACTCCACATCATCACTCTGGCAGCCCTCGGGGTTGTCTTCGGCGACATCGGCACCAGTCCGCTGTATGCGCTGAAAGAATGCTTCAGTCCGGAACACGGCATCGCGTTTTCTCCCGATGCGGTGCTGGGCATCATCTCCATGCTGTTCTGGTCGATCACGATCGTGGTCTCGCTCAAGTATGTGCTGTTCGTCATGCGCGCCGACAACAACGGCGAGGGCGGCGTGCTGGCGCTGATGGCGCTGTCGCTGCGCACGGCCGTGAGCGGTTCGCCGCGCGCCAAGTTGCTGATGATGCTGGGCGTGTTCGGGGCCTGCATGTTCTATGGCGACGTGGTGATCACGCCGGCCATCTCGGTGCTGTCGGCGGTGGAAGGCATGGACATCGCGGCGCCGGGGACTTCGCATTACGTGATCCCGCTGACGCTGGTGATCCTGATCGGCCTGTTCCTGATCCAGCGCCACGGCACCAACCTGGTGGGCAAGCTGTTCGGGCCGATCATGTTCCTGTGGTTCATTTCGCTGGGAGCGCTGGGCCTGTATCACATCCTCAAGGCGCCGGACATCCTGGTGGCGATCAATCCGTATTACGCCGTGCATTTCATGATCGAGCATTCGCTGCAGGCCTTCATCGTGCTGGGCTCGGTGGTGCTGGTGCTGACCGGCGCCGAAGCGCTGTACGCCGACATGGGCCACTTCGGCATCCGGCCGATCCGCTTCGCGTGGCTGTATACCGTGATGCCTTGCCTGGTGATCAATTACTTTGGCCAGGGGGCCAACCTGTTGTCGAATCCCGAAGCGATCAAGAACCCGTTTTACCTGATGGTGCCGGATATGCTGCTGGTGCCGATGGTGGTGCTGGCGACGTTCGCCACGGTGATCGCCTCGCAGGCGGTGATCTCGGGCGCGTTCTCGCTGACCAGCCAGGCCATCCTGCTGGGCTTCGTGCCGCGCATGCGCATCCTGCATACGTCGGAAGACGAGCGCGGCCAGATCTATATCCCGCTGATCAACTGGATGCTGCTGGTGCTGGTGGTGGCGGTGGTGCTGGCGTTCAAGAAATCCGACAACCTGGCGGCGGCTTACGGCGTTGCCGTGACGACCACGATGGTGATCACCACGATGTTGGCGGCGGTGGTCATGCGCGCCGAATGGAAATGGCATCCGGTGCTGGTGACGCTGGTGATCGGTGCTTTCATTACGGTCGATCTGGCATTCTTCACGGCCAACCTGCTGAAGATCGCCGATGGCGGCTGGTTCCCGCTGCTGCTCGGCGGCGCGGCGTTCTTCCTGCTGATGACCTGGTACTCGGGCCGCATGTTGCTGCGCACCCGCATCAAGGACGACGGCATTCCGCTGGAACCTTTCGTCGAAGGCTTGCTGGCGCATCCGCCGCATCGCGTTGGCGGCACGGCGGTCTTCATGACCGGCAACATCAATACCGTGCCGGTGGCGCTGCTGCACAACCTCAAGCACAACCGCATCCTGCACGAGCGGGTGTTTTTCCTGAAGATCAGTATCTGGGACGTGCCGTTCGTCGCCGATGAAGAGCGCCTGACGCTCAAGGATCTGGGCGGCAACGTCTATCTGCTGCGCGCTGCGTTCGGCTTCAAGGAAGCGCCGGAAATGCACAAGGTGCTGGATTTGACGGCGGCGCAGTTCGGCATGGAGTTCGACCTGATGGACACGTCCTTCTTCCTGGCGCGCGATACGGTGGTGCCGAGCAAGTTGCTGGGCATGTCGCTGTGGCGCGAGCAGCTGTTTGCGTGGATGTACCAGAACGGCGCCAAGCCGTCGGACTTCTTCCACATCCCGGCCAACCGCGTGGTTGAGCTGGGCACCAAGGTGGAAATTTAG
- a CDS encoding nuclear transport factor 2 family protein — protein sequence MTATPTSSPPSVNAEQAEVLVPIEQYFLGHARDDASHMRQAFLPTAHIESMREGVFTSWPLDVYCERFKGTPAADEANRRRTVEWIDVGGLSASAKITLVHGPVTFTDYFVLLKTADGWKIANKAFHGRPS from the coding sequence ATGACCGCAACCCCAACATCGTCCCCGCCAAGCGTCAACGCCGAACAAGCCGAGGTGCTGGTCCCCATCGAACAATACTTCCTCGGCCATGCGCGCGATGACGCCAGCCACATGCGGCAAGCCTTCCTGCCGACCGCGCACATCGAATCGATGCGCGAAGGCGTGTTCACTTCCTGGCCGCTCGACGTCTACTGCGAGCGCTTCAAAGGCACGCCGGCCGCCGATGAGGCGAATCGCCGCCGCACGGTGGAGTGGATCGACGTCGGCGGCCTCTCGGCCAGCGCCAAGATCACGCTGGTGCACGGCCCGGTTACTTTCACCGATTACTTCGTGCTGCTGAAAACCGCGGACGGCTGGAAGATCGCCAACAAGGCCTTCCACGGCCGCCCGAGCTGA
- a CDS encoding DMT family transporter, producing the protein MSLAIVALVLCAALLHASWNALLKSSGDRLASLTIMTIGAGIGAIPLVLFTPLPHAAAWPYIILSAILHTGYNVFLIRAYRIGDFSQSYPIARGSSPMLVSIGAALFVGEQMSIYTWLGVALVSIGIISLANIKDRHNLSGPIAAFTTGAFIAAYTVTDGIGARAAGNALAYSGWLFVLDSFPLALIFMWMHRRLPMAAERKQNWLSLAGGMMSLLAYGIVIWAVTLAPMGTVSALRETSVLFAALIGTLFLGEKLTMRRIFACIVITLGAVVLGWHR; encoded by the coding sequence ATGAGCCTCGCCATCGTCGCCCTGGTGCTGTGCGCCGCCCTGTTGCACGCTTCCTGGAATGCCTTGCTGAAAAGCAGCGGCGACCGCCTGGCCTCGCTGACCATCATGACCATCGGTGCGGGCATCGGCGCGATTCCGCTGGTGCTGTTCACGCCCCTGCCGCATGCCGCCGCCTGGCCCTACATCATCCTGTCGGCGATCCTGCACACCGGCTACAACGTGTTCCTGATCCGCGCTTACCGCATCGGCGATTTCAGCCAGTCCTATCCGATTGCGCGCGGCTCGTCGCCCATGCTGGTGTCGATCGGCGCGGCCCTCTTCGTCGGCGAACAGATGAGCATCTACACCTGGCTGGGCGTGGCGCTGGTCTCGATCGGCATCATCAGCCTGGCCAACATCAAGGATCGCCACAACCTGTCCGGTCCGATTGCGGCCTTCACCACCGGCGCCTTCATCGCCGCCTACACCGTCACCGACGGCATCGGCGCGCGCGCTGCCGGCAATGCGCTGGCGTATTCAGGCTGGCTGTTCGTGCTCGACAGTTTCCCGCTAGCGCTGATCTTCATGTGGATGCACAGGCGCCTGCCGATGGCGGCCGAGCGCAAACAGAACTGGCTCAGCCTGGCGGGCGGCATGATGTCCTTGCTGGCTTACGGGATTGTGATCTGGGCCGTGACGCTGGCGCCCATGGGAACGGTGTCCGCGTTGCGCGAAACCTCGGTGCTGTTTGCGGCCCTGATCGGCACGCTCTTCCTGGGAGAGAAACTGACGATGCGGCGCATCTTCGCCTGCATCGTCATCACCCTCGGCGCCGTCGTGCTGGGTTGGCACCGATAG
- a CDS encoding ABC transporter permease, translating into MHLSPPIRDEYEIALTPLDDVPLERTLSLPQRIWQQSWVRKTVILLVLALIWEIVARVQDNDLLLPGFVQTAHAFVDGVATGELIGKVWISLKVLVKGYLIGIALAFGLTTLAVSTQLGRDLLSTLTSMFNPLPAIAMLPLALLWFGLGENSLIFVLVHSVLWALALNTYAGFLGVSDTLRMAGRNYGLRGLRFVLFMLVPAALPSILAGLRIGWAFAWRTLIAAELVFGASSGKGGLGWYIFQNRNELYTDKVFAGLAMVILIGLVVENFGFNTIERLTVKRWGMQR; encoded by the coding sequence ATGCATCTATCCCCTCCCATCCGCGACGAATACGAAATCGCCCTGACGCCGCTGGACGACGTCCCGTTGGAACGCACGCTGTCGCTGCCGCAGCGCATCTGGCAGCAAAGCTGGGTGCGCAAGACGGTGATCCTGCTGGTGCTGGCGCTAATCTGGGAAATCGTCGCTCGCGTCCAGGATAACGATCTACTCTTGCCGGGCTTCGTGCAGACCGCGCACGCCTTCGTTGACGGCGTCGCCACGGGCGAGCTGATCGGCAAGGTATGGATTTCGCTGAAGGTGTTGGTCAAGGGTTACCTGATCGGCATTGCGCTGGCGTTCGGACTGACCACGCTCGCGGTGTCGACGCAGCTGGGCCGCGATCTGCTGAGCACGCTGACGTCGATGTTCAATCCGCTGCCGGCGATTGCCATGCTGCCGCTGGCGCTGCTGTGGTTCGGACTCGGTGAGAACAGCCTGATTTTTGTGCTGGTGCATTCGGTGCTGTGGGCTTTGGCTTTGAATACCTATGCGGGATTTTTGGGCGTGTCGGATACCTTGCGGATGGCGGGGCGTAATTATGGTTTGCGCGGCTTGCGGTTCGTGCTGTTCATGCTGGTGCCGGCGGCTTTGCCCTCGATTCTTGCGGGCTTGCGGATTGGCTGGGCGTTTGCCTGGCGCACCTTGATTGCTGCGGAGCTGGTGTTTGGGGCTTCCAGCGGCAAGGGCGGGCTGGGCTGGTATATCTTTCAGAATCGCAATGAGCTGTATACCGATAAGGTGTTTGCGGGGTTGGCGATGGTGATTCTGATTGGGTTGGTGGTGGAGAATTTCGGGTTCAATACGATTGAGAGATTGACTGTCAAGCGGTGGGGAATGCAGCGGTGA
- a CDS encoding ABC transporter substrate-binding protein, with translation MRATFHTLIAAAIAALTLGISAGAHAEGQIRIAQQFGVGYLILDVVQDQKLIEKYGKQQGVDIKVEWNSISGATAMNEALLAGALDVVSAGVPPMLTLWDRTRGRQNVKAIASLGSMPNYLLTNNPKVRTLQDLSDKDRIAVPAAGVGYQSRTLQIETARVFGKADYKRFDNISVSLSHPDATVALISGGSEIDTHFSSPPFQYQALENKNVHKILSSYDILGGPATFNVLYTTQKFHDDNPKTYKAFYNALVEAAQFIRANKAKAADTFIRVQKSKLAPGFVRKIIEDPEIDFTVSPQRSYVYADKLYDIGVLKNRAASWKDYFFEEAYAQPGS, from the coding sequence ATGCGCGCCACGTTCCACACCCTGATTGCGGCCGCGATTGCAGCCCTCACCCTCGGCATTAGCGCCGGCGCCCATGCCGAAGGCCAGATCCGCATCGCCCAGCAATTCGGCGTCGGCTACCTGATCCTCGACGTCGTACAAGACCAGAAACTCATTGAAAAATACGGCAAGCAGCAAGGCGTCGACATCAAGGTGGAATGGAACAGCATCTCCGGCGCCACCGCCATGAACGAAGCGCTGCTGGCCGGCGCGCTCGACGTGGTCTCGGCCGGCGTGCCGCCGATGCTGACGCTGTGGGACCGCACGCGCGGCCGCCAGAACGTCAAGGCGATCGCCTCGCTCGGCTCCATGCCCAACTATCTGCTGACCAATAATCCCAAGGTCAGGACGCTGCAAGACCTCAGCGACAAGGATCGCATCGCGGTGCCGGCCGCCGGTGTCGGCTACCAGTCGCGCACCCTGCAGATCGAAACCGCGCGCGTGTTCGGCAAGGCCGATTACAAGCGCTTCGACAATATCTCGGTAAGCCTGTCGCATCCCGATGCCACCGTGGCGCTGATCTCCGGCGGCTCGGAGATCGATACGCATTTTTCCAGCCCGCCGTTCCAGTACCAGGCGCTGGAGAACAAGAACGTCCACAAGATCCTCAGCTCCTACGACATCCTCGGCGGACCGGCGACCTTCAACGTGCTTTACACCACGCAGAAATTCCACGACGACAATCCGAAGACCTACAAAGCCTTCTACAACGCCCTGGTCGAAGCGGCGCAATTCATCCGCGCCAACAAGGCCAAGGCCGCCGACACCTTCATCCGCGTGCAGAAGTCCAAACTGGCGCCCGGGTTCGTGCGCAAGATTATCGAAGATCCGGAAATCGACTTCACCGTCTCGCCGCAACGCAGCTATGTCTACGCCGACAAGCTCTACGACATCGGCGTGCTGAAAAACCGCGCCGCATCATGGAAGGATTACTTTTTTGAAGAAGCCTATGCCCAGCCAGGCAGCTGA
- a CDS encoding ABC transporter ATP-binding protein, protein MPSQAADPQNRHNPHAPILRAVGEHAALLQVDRVGLQYRSPTAVVQATHDVSFDVYPADRFVLLGPSGCGKSSLLKAVAGFLKPAAGEIRLDGAAIHQPGPDRIVVFQEFDQLPPWKTVKQNVMFPLLASRTLGKREAAERALHYLDKVGLGKFADAYPHTLSGGMKARVAIARALAMQPKILLMDEPFAALDALTRRKMQEELLILWEEVRFTLLFVTHSIEEALVVGNRILLLSPHPGRVRAEINSHQYDLQSLGGVGFQETARRIHRLLFNEGHGEPAQVNFKDVRFSY, encoded by the coding sequence ATGCCCAGCCAGGCAGCTGATCCGCAGAATCGGCACAACCCGCACGCGCCGATCCTGCGCGCCGTCGGCGAACACGCAGCGCTACTGCAGGTCGACCGCGTCGGCCTGCAATACCGCAGCCCCACCGCCGTGGTGCAAGCCACGCACGACGTCAGTTTCGACGTCTATCCGGCCGATCGTTTCGTACTGCTGGGACCGTCCGGCTGCGGCAAATCGAGCCTGCTGAAAGCCGTCGCCGGCTTCCTCAAGCCGGCTGCCGGCGAGATCCGTCTTGACGGCGCCGCCATCCATCAGCCAGGTCCGGATCGCATCGTGGTGTTCCAGGAATTCGACCAGCTGCCGCCGTGGAAAACCGTGAAGCAGAACGTCATGTTCCCGCTGCTGGCCTCCCGCACGCTGGGCAAGCGCGAAGCGGCCGAACGCGCGCTGCACTACCTCGACAAGGTCGGCCTCGGCAAGTTCGCCGACGCCTATCCGCACACGCTGTCGGGCGGCATGAAGGCGCGCGTTGCGATCGCCCGCGCGCTGGCCATGCAGCCGAAGATCCTGCTGATGGACGAACCCTTCGCCGCGCTCGACGCGCTGACGCGCCGCAAGATGCAGGAAGAACTGCTGATCCTGTGGGAAGAAGTACGCTTCACGCTGCTGTTCGTCACCCACTCGATCGAAGAAGCGCTGGTGGTCGGCAACCGCATCCTGCTGCTGTCGCCGCATCCTGGCCGCGTGCGCGCTGAAATCAACAGCCACCAGTACGACCTGCAAAGCCTGGGCGGCGTCGGTTTCCAGGAAACCGCGCGGCGCATCCATCGCCTGCTGTTCAATGAAGGCCATGGAGAACCGGCGCAGGTCAATTTCAAGGACGTGCGGTTTTCGTATTGA
- a CDS encoding Fe2+-dependent dioxygenase, which produces MLLHIPQILNPEQVALIRKQLDAADWTDGRATVGSQGARMKRNRQLSEHSAAGTELAHTVLAALAIHPTFFAAALPARTMPPLFNRYEGGEQYGVHIDGAVRNVAGATPGAGYQLRTDVSSTLFLSEPGDYDGGELVVHDTYGAHEVKLPAGDLILYPSTSRHEVTAVTRGCRISAFFWTQSMIRDDQRRGMLYELDQAIHALRRRHGDSDETVVLTGHYHNLLRLWAET; this is translated from the coding sequence GTGTTGCTGCATATCCCGCAAATCCTCAACCCGGAACAGGTCGCCCTGATCCGCAAGCAACTCGACGCCGCCGACTGGACCGACGGTCGCGCCACGGTCGGTTCTCAAGGCGCGCGCATGAAACGCAACCGGCAGCTGTCGGAACATTCCGCGGCCGGCACGGAGCTGGCGCACACCGTGCTGGCTGCGCTGGCAATCCATCCGACCTTCTTCGCCGCCGCCTTGCCGGCGCGCACCATGCCGCCGCTGTTCAATCGCTATGAGGGCGGCGAGCAATACGGCGTGCATATCGACGGCGCCGTACGCAACGTGGCGGGCGCCACACCCGGCGCCGGCTATCAGTTGCGCACCGACGTGTCGTCCACGTTGTTCCTGAGCGAGCCCGGGGACTACGACGGCGGCGAGCTGGTGGTGCATGACACCTACGGTGCGCACGAGGTCAAGCTGCCGGCCGGCGACCTGATCCTGTACCCGTCCACCAGCCGCCACGAAGTCACCGCCGTCACGCGCGGTTGCCGCATCAGCGCCTTCTTCTGGACCCAGAGCATGATTCGCGACGACCAGCGGCGCGGCATGCTGTACGAGCTCGACCAGGCCATTCATGCGCTGCGCCGGCGTCATGGCGACAGCGACGAGACCGTGGTGCTGACCGGGCACTATCACAACCTGCTGCGGCTCTGGGCCGAGACCTGA